The sequence CACGTCGACCCCCTTCACCACTTTGCTGCCCCCTACTGGACGGTGATGTTCCAGCGGCTCAGCAGCCTGTTCTTTGGAGAGGTAGAAGATGTGTCTGCCGAACTCAAGGGACCCAACCCATGTGTGAGCGACGCTGATGAGGAGGGATGGCTTATGGTCAGCCTGCCAGGTGAGTGCTCTCTGGGTAGGTTCCCACCTGGgcgtggggggcggggggggtaaTGTGATGTTGGTTTGCCTCTATGGAGGGTGTCTGCGTGGGGGGACAGAGTGTGATTgcaactgtgtgctgagtggaCCCCCAAAAAGTATAAGTCCTGTGATGTGAATGTGAGAGGAATATGCTGTGGTACTGAATGGGCTAGAAGGAGAAACAGTCAGAGGTTGTtcttgttctttctttttttggtaAAAAAATGGAAAGGTAACAGCAAAACAACCATCTAATAATGGTATTCCTATTTTCTATGTTTTGTACTGTTTCCTTACCTTCCTTTACCCCCCTCCTTACCCTTAATTTGGCTTAACTCCCCTTACTCcggtgcatgcgtatgtgtgtgtgtgtgtgtgtgtgtgtgtgtgtgtgtgtttgctcacaTCTGGCTACCCCACACTGCATGGCTTCTTGTAATGCTGTACCTCTTTGCCCCGTGTTCCCAACCATTCTTCCATCACATTCCTTGTGTGCCTTCAcctcacaacccccccccccaccaccccccccaaaaaaaaccctCGGCTTCCTCAACCGCCCTGTCCTTTAGAGAATAACGACCGCTTGATGCTGGGGGAGGGCGGAGCCGAGGCGCCCTCGATAGCACAGTCCCTGCCCGACAGTGAGTGTCCGAGGGCCGGGTCGGAGCATGACCCCATGACCCCCCTCCCCGCTCCCTGCGGCCCGTCCCACCTGCCTAGCGGCGGTCGCCGCAGGACTAAGGCTAGCAGGGCACGAGTGGCGGcccttccctcccctctccaaTCAACCCCCGCCGCCAccgcctcctcctctccttcctcttcctcctctcccattTGCcatgccccctcctcctcctcgggcGGGTTAGTAGGTGTGCGTGGTGCGCTGCCCAGCCCTGCCCCCCGCCCCCGTGGCTCTGCGCCCGTGTCGCCTGGCTCCTGGAGCGACTGCAGCGGCGGCAGCAGTGGTGGGCTGGAGCGCTGCGGTATGGACGAGAGCTGGTTTGTCACCCCTCCCCCCTGTTTCACTGCAGAGGGAGCCGCAGCCGAGGCTAGCCCCATGGAGGACCTGCTCATCGAGCACCCCAGCATGTCCGTCTACGTCTCCCCCGGCAACCTGTCCATGGTGGATGAGAGCTCCGCCAGCCTGGCAGGCAGCGTCAGGTGAGGCCCTGTCTGACATTACACACTATGTTCTTTTTGTGTTATCAGATGTTCCTATCTAGAGCAACTTAACAGTGAACCAATTACACAGGGATAGTCCTCTTGGAGCAACTCGTTCGATGAACAGGGGTCGATAGGTCAGTtcctgtggcttagttggtagTCGTAAGGTGGTAACACCAAAGGTCATTATGGTACATAATTTGTCAGTCGAAAGATGTTTTTATCCATCCAGAGTGACTATCAGTGACTGGGACAAGGATAGGGTCCCCCTGGAGCAATTTGGGGTTAGGTGCACAATGGTGGCAGTCCCTGGGATGAAACTCCTAGGATGAACATGGTCAAATAGTTGAGTTCCTGTTGCTCAAAAGTAGTGTAATGTGATAACAACACCCAGGTCAGAAGTAGAAACCAAAAGCTGAATGGTCCTTTTGAAGTGCAcagtttcctctctttcttcagtCTGGCAACATGCTGCATTTacggtgttttgtttttgactgaAACCCCTGTCCCTCCTGTCTCTTATCCCCACCCCAGCAGGATGGCGGAGTCGGCTTCAGCAGCTCTCCCTGCCCCCCGGACCAATCTGCCCCCGAGGGTGACTCGAGGGGCGGCTGCCCAGGCCGGCGCCCTGGCCAAGGTGAGCCAGGTGTCACGCGTGCAACGCTCCAAGGCCCGCGTGGAGCGCCGCCAGCTGGCCCGCAACCGCGTCCAGCGCCAGAACCGCACC comes from Alosa sapidissima isolate fAloSap1 chromosome 7, fAloSap1.pri, whole genome shotgun sequence and encodes:
- the LOC121713147 gene encoding flocculation protein FLO11 isoform X2 is translated as MFQRLSSLFFGEVEDVSAELKGPNPCVSDADEEGWLMVSLPENNDRLMLGEGGAEAPSIAQSLPDSECPRAGSEHDPMTPLPAPCGPSHLPSGGRRRTKASRARVAALPSPLQSTPAATASSSPSSSSSPICHAPSSSSGGLVGVRGALPSPAPRPRGSAPVSPGSWSDCSGGSSGGLERCGMDESWFVTPPPCFTAEGAAAEASPMEDLLIEHPSMSVYVSPGNLSMVDESSASLAGSVRMAESASAALPAPRTNLPPRVTRGAAAQAGALAKVSQVSRVQRSKARVERRQLARNRVQRQNRTREQLPRHATHARKSFLHQPCQRNICH
- the LOC121713147 gene encoding flocculation protein FLO11 isoform X1; the encoded protein is MFQRLSSLFFGEVEDVSAELKGPNPCVSDADEEGWLMVSLPENNDRLMLGEGGAEAPSIAQSLPDSECPRAGSEHDPMTPLPAPCGPSHLPSGGRRRTKASRARVAALPSPLQSTPAATASSSPSSSSSPICHAPSSSSGGLVGVRGALPSPAPRPRGSAPVSPGSWSDCSGGSSGGLERCGMDESWFVTPPPCFTAEGAAAEASPMEDLLIEHPSMSVYVSPGNLSMVDESSASLAGSVSRMAESASAALPAPRTNLPPRVTRGAAAQAGALAKVSQVSRVQRSKARVERRQLARNRVQRQNRTREQLPRHATHARKSFLHQPCQRNICH